A genomic region of Choristoneura fumiferana chromosome 15, NRCan_CFum_1, whole genome shotgun sequence contains the following coding sequences:
- the LOC141435660 gene encoding pyruvate dehydrogenase E1 component subunit alpha, mitochondrial-like isoform X1 — MLSKFSRSLNLKLNHLIKYVLNPIRQYAEEATVPISSPEVHNFDKSKIPTEVKVTRQEALELYENMVLIRRMETEAANLYKAKKIYGFCHLYVGTEAVGTGIVAAMKPTDNLITSYRCHGFAMMFQRQQGKDGPRLVLSELTGKADGLMGGKGGSMHLYVPPHFYGGQGIVGGQVPLGVGLGFGHMYTDDCGVCFALYGDGAANQGQVHESFNIASLLKIPVVFVCENNYYGMGTASERSSSSTNYFQAGRVIPGIRADGMDVITVREIAKVASDYSRSGQGPMIVEMQTYRYYGHSMSDPGVSYRTREEVQAVRKTKDPLNKLKKIIVENKLATDEEIEEINKKAKAACAEAKKAAEAGSEPDAKELYTHLYVKYLEQPRKRTCVG; from the exons ATGTTGAGTAAATTTAGTAGAAGTTTAAATCTCAAGTTAAACCATTTGATCAAATATGTTTTG AATCCGATACGACAATATGCTGAGGAAGCCACGGTGCCTATTTCT TCCCCAGAAGTCCACAACTTCGACAAATCCAAGATCCCAACAGAAGTAAAAGTAACCAGACAGGAGGCTCTAGAGCTGTATGAAAACATGGTCCTAATCAGACGAATGGAGACAGAAGCTGCTAATCTGTACAAAGCTAAGAAGATCTATGGGTTCTGCCACCTCTACGTCGGGACAGAAGCAGTCGGTACCGGCATCGTCGCTGCCATGAAGCCGACGGATAATCTGATTACATCTTATAGATGCCACG GCTTCGCGATGATGTTTCAAAGGCAGCAAGGCAAAGACGGGCCGCGTCTGGTGCTGTCTGAGCTCACAGGCAAGGCCGACGGTCTTATGGGCGGGAAGGGGGGCTCCATGCATCTCTACGTGCCGCCGCATTTCTACGGTGGCCAGGGTATCGTCGGTGGGCAG gtgcCTCTTGGTGTTGGTTTGGGCTTTGGCCACATGTACACCGACGATTGCGGAGTCTGCTTTGCGCTGTACGGCGACGGAGCGGCCAATCAGGGGCAG gtacaCGAGTCCTTCAACATAGCATCGTTGCTAAAAATACCCGTGGTATTCGTCTGCGAGAACAATTACTATGGCATGGGCACGGCATCGGAACGCTCTTCGTCCAGCACCAACTATTTCCAGGCTGGCAGAGTCATTCCTGGCATCAGGGCAGACGGCATGGACGTCATTACTGTCAGA GAGATAGCAAAGGTAGCATCAGACTACAGCCGTTCCGGACAAGGCCCTATGATAGTAGAGATGCAGACCTACCGGTATTACGGGCACTCCATGTCGGACCCCGGAGTGAGCTACAGAACCCGAGAGGAGGTCCAGGCGGTCAGAAAGACCAAGGACCCCCTGAACAAGCTGAAGAAAATAATAGTCGAAAATAAACTGGCAACGGATGAGGAGATCGAG GAAATAAACAAGAAAGCAAAGGCGGCATGCGCTGAAGCGAAGAAGGCCGCCGAGGCAGGCTCCGAGCCCGACGCGAAGGAACTCTATACACATCTCTACGTGAAATACCTCGAGCAGCCGAGGAAACGCACCTGCGTTGGATAG
- the LOC141435660 gene encoding pyruvate dehydrogenase E1 component subunit alpha, mitochondrial-like isoform X2, which translates to MNPIRQYAEEATVPISSPEVHNFDKSKIPTEVKVTRQEALELYENMVLIRRMETEAANLYKAKKIYGFCHLYVGTEAVGTGIVAAMKPTDNLITSYRCHGFAMMFQRQQGKDGPRLVLSELTGKADGLMGGKGGSMHLYVPPHFYGGQGIVGGQVPLGVGLGFGHMYTDDCGVCFALYGDGAANQGQVHESFNIASLLKIPVVFVCENNYYGMGTASERSSSSTNYFQAGRVIPGIRADGMDVITVREIAKVASDYSRSGQGPMIVEMQTYRYYGHSMSDPGVSYRTREEVQAVRKTKDPLNKLKKIIVENKLATDEEIEEINKKAKAACAEAKKAAEAGSEPDAKELYTHLYVKYLEQPRKRTCVG; encoded by the exons ATG AATCCGATACGACAATATGCTGAGGAAGCCACGGTGCCTATTTCT TCCCCAGAAGTCCACAACTTCGACAAATCCAAGATCCCAACAGAAGTAAAAGTAACCAGACAGGAGGCTCTAGAGCTGTATGAAAACATGGTCCTAATCAGACGAATGGAGACAGAAGCTGCTAATCTGTACAAAGCTAAGAAGATCTATGGGTTCTGCCACCTCTACGTCGGGACAGAAGCAGTCGGTACCGGCATCGTCGCTGCCATGAAGCCGACGGATAATCTGATTACATCTTATAGATGCCACG GCTTCGCGATGATGTTTCAAAGGCAGCAAGGCAAAGACGGGCCGCGTCTGGTGCTGTCTGAGCTCACAGGCAAGGCCGACGGTCTTATGGGCGGGAAGGGGGGCTCCATGCATCTCTACGTGCCGCCGCATTTCTACGGTGGCCAGGGTATCGTCGGTGGGCAG gtgcCTCTTGGTGTTGGTTTGGGCTTTGGCCACATGTACACCGACGATTGCGGAGTCTGCTTTGCGCTGTACGGCGACGGAGCGGCCAATCAGGGGCAG gtacaCGAGTCCTTCAACATAGCATCGTTGCTAAAAATACCCGTGGTATTCGTCTGCGAGAACAATTACTATGGCATGGGCACGGCATCGGAACGCTCTTCGTCCAGCACCAACTATTTCCAGGCTGGCAGAGTCATTCCTGGCATCAGGGCAGACGGCATGGACGTCATTACTGTCAGA GAGATAGCAAAGGTAGCATCAGACTACAGCCGTTCCGGACAAGGCCCTATGATAGTAGAGATGCAGACCTACCGGTATTACGGGCACTCCATGTCGGACCCCGGAGTGAGCTACAGAACCCGAGAGGAGGTCCAGGCGGTCAGAAAGACCAAGGACCCCCTGAACAAGCTGAAGAAAATAATAGTCGAAAATAAACTGGCAACGGATGAGGAGATCGAG GAAATAAACAAGAAAGCAAAGGCGGCATGCGCTGAAGCGAAGAAGGCCGCCGAGGCAGGCTCCGAGCCCGACGCGAAGGAACTCTATACACATCTCTACGTGAAATACCTCGAGCAGCCGAGGAAACGCACCTGCGTTGGATAG
- the LOC141435659 gene encoding pyruvate dehydrogenase E1 component subunit alpha type II, mitochondrial-like, producing MSKLIPSAAKLLTGNTITKAAAPVATTTKVKYSTKNEATFEIKPYKLHKLDSGPASTATLTSEDALKIYEKLAVLRRLETAAGNLYKEKIIRGFCHLYSGQEAVAVGMRQAMRDVDSVITAYRCHGWTYLMGVSLLGVLSELTGRRTGCSRGKGGSMHLYGRNFYGGNGIVGAQGPLGAGIAFGHKYAGDGGVCFTLYGDGAANQGQLYEVYNMAKLWDLPCVFVCENNGYGMGTSVDRSSASTDYYSRGDYVPGIWVDGMDVLATREATRYAIDYCTSGKGPLVMEMETYRYSGHSMSDPGTSYRTRDEIQEVRQTRDPITSFKEKVLSYELVTPDQLKEIDAKVRTEVDEATKQAKSEPEIGIEELSGDIYYNNAEKIIRGMHPEASLQHLEVQPRTRY from the exons ATGAGCAAGCTAATTCCCTCAGCCGCCAAACTTTTGACTGGAAACACGATTACG AAAGCGGCCGCTCCTGTTGCGACAACGACAAAGGTTAAATACAGCACGAAGAATGAAGCTACGTTCGAAATTAAg CCCTACAAACTACACAAGTTGGATAGCGGGCCAGCTTCAACAGCAACTCTCACGTCTGAAGATGCCCTGAAGATCTATGAGAAACTGGCTGTACTCCGTCGGCTTGAGACTGCCGCTGGAAACTTGTACAAGGAAAAGATCATCCGTGGATTCTGCCATTTGTATTCAG GACAAGAAGCAGTGGCCGTTGGCATGCGTCAAGCGATGCGTGACGTAGACTCGGTGATCACCGCTTACCGGTGCCACGGGTGGACTTACCTTATGGGGGTCAGTTTGCTCGGAGTCTTGTCAGAGTTGACCGGCCGGAGGACTGGTTGCTCCCGCGGCAAGGGTGGCTCCATGCATCTGTATGGGAGGAACTTCTACGGTGGCAACGGCATTGTGGGAGCTCAA GGTCCCCTGGGCGCGGGCATAGCGTTCGGCCACAAGTACGCCGGCGACGGGGGCGTCTGTTTCACTCTGTATGGCGACGGCGCCGCCAATCAGGGGCAGCTGTACGAAGTGTATAACATGGCCAAACTATGGGACTTGCCGTGCGTGTTCGTCTGCGAGAACAACGGTTACG GCATGGGTACTAGCGTGGACCGGTCGTCAGCTAGCACGGATTACTACTCGCGCGGCGACTACGTGCCCGGCATCTGGGTGGACGGCATGGACGTCCTGGCCACTCGGGAGGCCACGCGCTACGCCATCGATTACTGCACCAGCGGGAAAG GTCCGTTGGTAATGGAGATGGAGACTTACCGTTACTCGGGCCACTCGATGTCAGACCCTGGCACGTCATACCGCACCCGCGACGAAATTCAGGAAGTGCGCCAGACGAGGGACCCCATCACCTCGTTCAAGGAGAAGGTGTTGTCGTATGAACTCGTCACGCCTGACCAACTGAAG GAAATCGACGCAAAGGTCCGAACAGAAGTAGACGAGGCCACCAAACAAGCTAAATCTGAGCCGGAGATCGGCATCGAAGAGTTGAGTGGCGACATCTATTACAATAACGCGGAGAAAATCATCAGGGGAATGCACCCGGAGGCGTCGTTGCAACATCTCGAAGTCCAGCCCAGGAcgcgttattaa